The following is a genomic window from Acidobacteriota bacterium.
GGAGTTCTACGCCTGCCTGACCAAGCGAGCGGACGCGTTGTTCGAGTTGGCCGACGCGGTGCTGTGCGCGGACGGGCCGGTGCGGTCACTGGTCGAGCTGTCGCTGGTGGGTGAGCACCGCCGTGGACACGGTTGGCTGTATGCGGCGTTGGCCCGCGGCCGGTTGGACGTGGCCCGGCTCCGGACCGCGTTGTCCGCGGTGGCACTGCCGCGGGCGGCGGACGGGCGCCTGGTGTTGGCGGTGGATATCACGTGTTGGCTGCGCCCGGACGCGCACACCTCGCCGGAGCGGATCCTGTGCCACACCTACGGGCGCGGTAAGGATCAACACATCATGGTGCCGGGGTGGCCGTACTCGTTCGTGGTCGCGTTGGAGACCGGCCGCAGTTCATGGACGGCGCCGCTGGACGCGGTACGCCTGGCACCGGGCGACGACGCGGCCACGGTCACCGCCACGCAGCTGCGCGACGTGGTGGCCAGGCTGATCGCTGCTGGACACTGGTCGGCCGGCGATCCGGAGATCCTGATCGTGGCCGATGCCGGCTACGACGCGCCCCGGCTGGCGTGGCTGATGCGGGACCTGCCGGTGCAGGTGTTGGCCCGGATGCGTTCAGACCGGGTGCTGCGCCGCGCGGTCCCACCCAGGGCGCCGGGTACCAACGGCCGACCGCCGCGTCACGGCGGCGAGTTCATCTTCGGCGACCCGAACAGCTGGGGCCGCCCGGACGTGACCACCGTGACCGACACTCGCCTGTACGGGCAGGCTGTGGCGCGCAGTTGGGATCGGCTGCACCCGCGGCTGACCCGCCGGGCCGGCTGGATGGGCTCAGCGGACCTACCACTGATCGAGGGCACCGTGATCCGCCTGGACGTGGCCCGGCTGCCCAGCGGCGCGATCCCCAAACCGGTGTGGCTGTGGTGGTCTGGCACCGGCGCCACCCCGGCCCAGGCGGACCTGCTGTGGCAGGCATTCCTGCGCCGCTTTGACATCGAGCACACCTTCCGCCTGTTCAAGCAAACGCTGGGCTGGACCTGCCCAAAGGTCCGCACCCCGCAGGCCGCTGACCGGTGGACCTGGATGCTCCTCGCCGTCTACACCCAGCTGCGCCT
Proteins encoded in this region:
- a CDS encoding transposase yields the protein MSVQDRRGDNESGTLAGLRREFYACLTKRADALFELADAVLCADGPVRSLVELSLVGEHRRGHGWLYAALARGRLDVARLRTALSAVALPRAADGRLVLAVDITCWLRPDAHTSPERILCHTYGRGKDQHIMVPGWPYSFVVALETGRSSWTAPLDAVRLAPGDDAATVTATQLRDVVARLIAAGHWSAGDPEILIVADAGYDAPRLAWLMRDLPVQVLARMRSDRVLRRAVPPRAPGTNGRPPRHGGEFIFGDPNSWGRPDVTTVTDTRLYGQAVARSWDRLHPRLTRRAGWMGSADLPLIEGTVIRLDVARLPSGAIPKPVWLWWSGTGATPAQADLLWQAFLRRFDIEHTFRLFKQTLGWTCPKVRTPQAADRWTWMLLAVYTQLRLARHLAADLRRPWEKPARAERLSPARVRRGFRHLRGKTPCPANAPKPCQPGPGRPPGRRNTKPTPRHDVHIMTTATSTKTNTNKPTKKKSINPRPRRTG